In a genomic window of Rhinopithecus roxellana isolate Shanxi Qingling chromosome 2, ASM756505v1, whole genome shotgun sequence:
- the DCAF16 gene encoding DDB1- and CUL4-associated factor 16, translating into MGPRNPSPDHLSDSESEEEENISYLNESSGEEWDSSEEEDSTVPNLTPLESLAWQVKCLLKYSTTWKPLNPNSWLYHAKLLDPSTPVHILREIGLRLSHCSHCVPKLEPIPEWPPLASCGVPPFQKPLTSPSRLSRDHATLNGALQFATKQLSRTLSRATPIPEYLKQIPNSCVSGCCCGWLTKTVKETTRTEPINTTYSYTDFQKAVNKLLTASL; encoded by the coding sequence ATGGGTCCTAGAAATCCCTCTCCTGACCACTTGTCAGATTcagaaagtgaggaagaagaaaacattagcTACCTAAATGAGAGTTCTGGGGAAGAGTGGGATTCCTCTGAAGAAGAGGACTCCACGGTACCCAACTTAACGCCTCTTGAGAGTCTTGCCTGGCAGGTTAAGtgccttttaaaatattccacGACTTGGAAACCTTTAAATCCTAATTCCTGGTTGTATCATGCTAAACTCTTGGATCCAAGCACACCAGTCCATATACTTCGAGAGATAGGTCTAAGACTCTCCCATTGTTCCCACTGTGTCCCCAAACTGGAACCAATTCCTGAATGGCCCCCTCTGGCCTCTTGTGGAGTCCCACCTTTTCAAAAGCCTCTTACAAGTCCCAGCCGGCTCTctagagatcatgccactctaaATGGAGCACTGCAATTTGCCACCAAACAGCTAAGCCGAACATTGAGTAGAGCCACACCCATACCTGAATACCTAAAACAGATCCCTAATTCTTGTGTTTCTGGGTGTTGCTGTGGCTGGCTGACTAAAACAGTTAAGGAAACAACTCGTACTGAACCCATCAACACTACTTATTCTTACACTGACTTCCAAAAGGCAGTTAACAAACTCCTAACTGCATCACTGTAA